One window of the Salminus brasiliensis chromosome 1, fSalBra1.hap2, whole genome shotgun sequence genome contains the following:
- the gja12.1 gene encoding gap junction protein, alpha 12.1, translating to MGEWGFLSKLLDKVQSHSTVIGKVWMTVLFVFRIMVLGAGAEKVWGDEQSKMVCNTKQPGCTNVCYDQAFPISHIRFWTLQIIFVATPTLMYLGHVLHIVHKEKKMREHLRNQAERQGVKLPKYTDEKGKIDIKGSLLASYMTSVVVKILLEAGFIAGQYYLYGFVMVPKIECTRYPCPYTVECFMSRPTEKTVFIVFMLIVSCVSLLLNIIEIFYLIGYRSKKHHAKLSLRLKQAQLYLPGNPESSSKA from the coding sequence ATGGGAGAATGGGGCTTTCTCTCCAAGTTGCTGGACAAGGTGCAGTCTCACTCCACTGTCATTGGGAAGGTATGGATGACCGTCCTTTTTGTCTTCAGAATCATGGTTCTTGGAGCTGGTGCGGAAAAAGTGTGGGGAGATGAACAATCCAAAATGGTCTGTAACACCAAGCAGCCAGGTTGTACAAACGTCTGCTATGACCAAGCTTTTCCAATATCCCACATTCGCTTCTGGACCCTCCAGATCATCTTTGTGGCCACACCGACGCTCATGTATCTTGGACATGTTCTACACATTGTCCACAAGGAGAAGAAGATGAGGGAGCATCTCCGAAACCAAGCAGAACGTCAGGGAGTCAAACTACCCAAATACACTGATGAAAAGGGTAAAATTGACATTAAAGGCAGTTTACTGGCTAGCTACATGACCAGTGTGGTCGTTAAGATCTTGCTTGAGGCAGGTTTCATAGCTGGCCAGTACTATCTGTATGGTTTTGTGATGGTGCCCAAAATCGAATGCACCCGATACCCATGTCCCTACACCGTAGAGTGCTTCATGTCTCGTCCCACAGAGAAGACTGTCTTCATCGTCTTCATGTTGATTGTGTCATGTGTGTCTCTGCTGCTGAACATAATAGAAATTTTCTACCTGATTGGTTACAGATCAAAAAAGCATCACGCTAAGTTGAGTTTACGGTTAAAGCAGGCGCAATTGTATCTTCCTGGAAATCCAGAAAGTAGTAGCAAAGCctga
- the LOC140534975 gene encoding gap junction Cx32.2 protein-like, with protein MGEWSFLSKLLDKVQSHSTSIGKVWMTVLLIFRIMVLGAGVDKVWGDEQSGMVCNINTPGCKNVCYDQAFPISHTRFWVLQVLFVSLPTLVYLGYVLNVIHKENKMRQKLQSHAEKQGLKLPKYTDDKGKLRYKGNLLCVYITCIFVTILFEAGFIVAQYYLYGFTMEARIKCDGRPCPEHTVECFMSRPTEKTIFIIFMLVVACVSLTLNVGEIFYLIGRSTIFRKHTPISPADERKTYTTETFC; from the coding sequence ATGGGAGAATGGAGCTTTCTCTCCAAATTACTCGACAAAGTGCAGTCCCACTCCACCAGCATTGGGAAAGTGTGGATGACTGTGCTCTTAATCTTCAGGATCATGGTTCTTGGAGCTGGAGTAGATAAAGTGTGGGGTGATGAACAGTCTGGCATGGTGTGCAACATCAATACACCTGGATGCAAGAACGTGTGTTACGACCAAGCCTTCCCAATTTCCCACACTCGTTTCTGGGTTCTCCAGGTCCTTTTCGTCTCCTTGCCCACTTTGGTGTACCTTGGCTATGTCCTAAATGTCATCCACAAAGAGAACAAAATGAGACAGAAGCTCCAGAGCCATGCCGAAAAACAAGGGCTGAAGCTACCCAAATACACAGATGACAAGGGAAAGCTTCGCTATAAAGGAAACCTCTTGTGCGTCTACATAACTTGCATATTTGTGACCATTTTGTTTGAAGCAGGTTTCATTGTGGCCCAGTATTATTTGTATGGTTTCACAATGGAAGCTAGGATTAAATGTGATGGACGACCATGCCCTGAACATACTGTAGAGTGCTTCATGTCCCGTCCCACTGAGAAGACCATCTTCATTATCTTCATGCTGGTGGTGGCCTGCGTGTCTCTAACTTTGAATGTGGGGGAGATATTTTATCTGATTGGTCGGTCTACCATATTCAGGAAGCATACACCGATCAGTCCAGCTGATGAACGAAAAACATATACCACTGAGACATTTTGCTAA